One window from the genome of Bdellovibrio sp. NC01 encodes:
- a CDS encoding AMP-binding protein yields the protein MVSHQAPLDLYSDDNVILLNPRFPKADFDKLHSLAETVQNKLQLQGHVWIATSGSTADSIGATKLVALSKKALMASAQSVNKHLQAGPEDVWTQVLPHFHVGGLGIEIRAQLAGSRVVKALKNNSWDVHHFYQTLVTEKCTLSALVPTQVYDLVAHGLKCPEHLRAIVVGGGVFDVPLFNQARALGWPVLPSYGMTETASQIATASLESLKTSEYPDIELLSHAQARTNPEGFLEVNAQSLFTCYAQNTSEGLRHWDPKVQGWFVSEDRGEVDGRALKISGRSKDYIKIGGEGTNVARLRAVLEQTALEMNPQWPLHITLLDMPSPRLGAEIHMVSTLDVAVAEKIANGYAEKVLPFEKVRKIYYVSEIPRTDLGKIQWSELRRRL from the coding sequence GTGGTATCACATCAAGCTCCGCTAGATCTTTATTCTGACGATAATGTGATCTTACTTAATCCGCGTTTTCCAAAAGCGGATTTTGATAAACTTCATTCCCTTGCTGAAACTGTTCAAAATAAATTGCAACTGCAAGGTCACGTGTGGATTGCAACCTCGGGTTCCACGGCTGATTCGATTGGTGCCACAAAGCTGGTGGCACTTTCTAAAAAAGCGTTGATGGCTTCCGCACAATCGGTGAACAAACATTTACAAGCGGGACCTGAAGACGTGTGGACTCAAGTGCTGCCGCATTTTCATGTTGGTGGTTTAGGAATTGAAATTCGCGCACAGCTTGCTGGTTCCCGCGTGGTGAAGGCTTTGAAAAACAACAGCTGGGACGTTCATCATTTTTATCAAACACTCGTTACTGAAAAATGTACGTTGTCAGCCTTGGTGCCCACACAAGTTTACGATCTTGTGGCTCATGGCTTAAAATGCCCTGAACATCTGCGTGCGATTGTTGTGGGTGGTGGTGTTTTTGATGTGCCATTGTTTAATCAAGCGCGCGCTTTGGGTTGGCCAGTTCTTCCAAGTTATGGAATGACTGAAACGGCTTCGCAAATTGCGACGGCATCTTTGGAATCACTTAAAACATCTGAATATCCCGATATTGAATTGTTATCGCATGCTCAAGCTCGCACCAATCCTGAAGGATTTTTAGAAGTAAATGCGCAGTCACTCTTCACATGCTACGCTCAAAACACTTCTGAAGGGCTTCGTCATTGGGACCCGAAAGTTCAGGGCTGGTTTGTCTCTGAAGATCGTGGTGAAGTCGATGGACGAGCTTTGAAAATTTCTGGTCGTAGCAAAGACTATATAAAGATCGGCGGGGAGGGTACTAACGTCGCAAGACTTCGGGCTGTCCTAGAGCAAACGGCCTTGGAAATGAATCCTCAATGGCCACTACATATTACTTTATTAGATATGCCGTCCCCTCGTCTGGGTGCAGAGATTCATATGGTTTCCACTTTGGATGTGGCAGTTGCCGAAAAAATCGCAAACGGTTACGCTGAAAAAGTACTCCCGTTCGAAAAAGTTCGTAAGATTTATTATGTCAGTGAAATTCCACGCACCGATTTAGGCAAGATCCAGTGGAGCGAGTTAAGGAGAAGGTTATGA
- a CDS encoding (2Fe-2S) ferredoxin domain-containing protein — MIKKEENPWSEGIVLVCTKCAKSISASSLKEEGNAGENLKNFLKKSFKETGDLSKIRIVTSSCLDVCIDELQAITYASTDGKTETFTVHPEKDREELLKMLRQKI, encoded by the coding sequence ATGATTAAAAAAGAAGAAAATCCTTGGTCCGAAGGTATCGTTCTCGTTTGCACGAAATGCGCTAAATCTATCTCAGCTTCTTCTTTGAAAGAAGAAGGCAATGCTGGCGAAAACTTAAAAAACTTTTTGAAGAAAAGTTTTAAAGAGACGGGTGATCTTTCTAAAATCCGCATCGTCACAAGCAGTTGCTTAGATGTGTGTATTGATGAACTTCAAGCAATCACTTATGCAAGCACAGACGGTAAAACAGAAACTTTCACGGTCCATCCAGAAAAAGACCGTGAAGAGCTGTTGAAAATGTTAAGACAAAAAATTTAG
- the csrA gene encoding carbon storage regulator CsrA, producing the protein MLVLTRKLGESIAIDDHIKIRVVQIKGKQVRLGIEAPKDTKIHREEVYVAIQEQNVQSADVSADKTRSVAKLLKP; encoded by the coding sequence ATGCTGGTTCTCACACGGAAGTTGGGTGAAAGCATCGCTATCGATGACCACATCAAAATTAGAGTAGTTCAAATCAAGGGTAAGCAGGTCCGTCTCGGCATCGAAGCTCCTAAAGATACTAAGATTCACCGCGAAGAAGTATACGTTGCTATTCAAGAGCAAAACGTGCAGTCCGCTGACGTTTCTGCAGATAAAACACGTAGCGTGGCAAAGCTTTTAAAGCCTTAG
- a CDS encoding enolase C-terminal domain-like protein, with amino-acid sequence MIKLSYSPYTLKPITSLNAVSVQTHREGVLFKVEWGDGLVGYADLQPWPELGDPTLEEQLAGLRAGKISSQIEQTIWLARRDADARSKKRNLFDVGTPLKNNYLITHAEDVKPLLLDEIKKEGYDTVKLKIGRDLQEEAEALTYLAAGDFKIRLDFNALANWQIFERFMKNLTPQVRARIEYVEDPFPFDANAWKEAQGLAKIAIDNQYHKVKWDQFTQAPFDVIVIKPAKMDVDQAITKCQEHGLKATITSYMDHAVGVAHAMTIAMELKKLHGDMILEAGCLTHRLYQMDIFSAEIDTKGPFIRRIRGTGVGFDDLLEALPWYHIKLR; translated from the coding sequence TTGATTAAACTTAGTTACAGTCCCTACACTTTAAAACCAATCACGTCATTAAACGCGGTGAGTGTGCAAACTCATCGTGAGGGCGTGCTTTTTAAAGTTGAATGGGGGGACGGTCTTGTCGGTTATGCCGATTTGCAACCGTGGCCCGAGTTGGGTGATCCGACTTTGGAAGAACAACTCGCGGGACTTCGTGCAGGAAAAATCAGTTCACAGATTGAACAAACGATTTGGCTTGCACGCAGGGATGCTGACGCTCGTTCGAAGAAAAGAAATTTATTCGACGTAGGTACTCCGCTAAAAAATAATTATCTGATCACCCATGCTGAAGACGTAAAGCCGCTCCTTCTTGATGAAATCAAGAAGGAGGGCTACGACACGGTGAAGTTGAAAATCGGCCGAGACTTGCAAGAGGAAGCGGAAGCTTTGACTTACCTTGCAGCCGGTGATTTTAAAATCCGTTTGGATTTTAATGCTTTGGCAAACTGGCAGATCTTTGAACGCTTTATGAAAAATCTGACGCCGCAAGTGCGTGCGAGGATTGAATATGTTGAAGATCCTTTTCCATTCGATGCCAATGCCTGGAAAGAAGCGCAAGGTTTAGCGAAGATCGCCATCGACAATCAATACCACAAAGTGAAGTGGGATCAATTCACGCAAGCACCGTTTGATGTGATCGTGATTAAGCCCGCAAAAATGGATGTCGATCAAGCGATCACAAAATGCCAAGAGCACGGCTTGAAAGCAACCATCACAAGTTACATGGATCACGCTGTGGGTGTTGCTCACGCCATGACGATTGCGATGGAACTTAAAAAACTTCACGGCGATATGATTCTTGAAGCAGGTTGTTTGACTCATCGTCTGTATCAGATGGATATTTTTTCCGCAGAAATCGACACCAAGGGGCCCTTCATTCGTCGCATTCGTGGGACGGGTGTTGGCTTTGATGACTTGTTGGAGGCCTTGCCGTGGTATCACATCAAGCTCCGCTAG
- a CDS encoding flagellar protein FlgN: MDTTVERAYQKLEANLEELTKIYRTLLETVRKEKEILIRADREALEENNAVKEELLFKLRAQDSLRSRYAMDLATVVGGDVENPRLLELAQKMAGHPGADRLRTQHAALDMLIKRITEINKDNEEYTKTALKTLNGALDNIKETLSGKKTYERKGQYKQGPQVSGNFVSKEA; this comes from the coding sequence ATGGACACAACGGTTGAAAGAGCTTATCAAAAGCTTGAAGCAAATCTCGAAGAACTCACAAAAATCTATCGCACTCTTTTAGAAACAGTTCGCAAAGAAAAAGAAATCCTTATTCGCGCTGATCGCGAAGCATTGGAAGAAAACAATGCTGTGAAGGAAGAACTTCTTTTTAAACTTCGCGCACAAGATTCTTTGCGTTCACGTTACGCGATGGATCTTGCGACTGTGGTTGGTGGTGACGTTGAAAATCCTCGCTTGTTGGAACTTGCGCAGAAAATGGCAGGTCACCCAGGTGCAGATCGTTTGCGCACACAACACGCCGCTTTGGACATGTTGATCAAACGTATCACTGAGATCAACAAGGACAATGAAGAGTACACTAAAACAGCTCTTAAAACTTTGAATGGTGCTTTGGACAACATCAAAGAAACATTGAGCGGTAAAAAAACTTACGAACGCAAAGGTCAGTACAAACAAGGACCACAAGTTTCGGGCAACTTCGTTAGTAAGGAAGCATAA
- the flgL gene encoding flagellar hook-associated protein FlgL translates to MRIADKMAFNQVNQNLGKNRSDMSDLQNQAATQKRINKPSDDPLSSARVLAARTEEHSNSQFIKNINNAKSFLEFSDQSLGELSDILVRAKELAVSQSNDASGNAETRNVTASEVEQIYNQSIQIGNRKLGERYVFGGFKTQTAPFNHDGDYMGDDGDIKVQTQKDAFVAMNIAGNKVFLGRGLNGDGVVRPRYETPTNVQDLKDFQSEEIQRQQQNQEIEQNYLPTRGPASVSRQTTTGKSDPVTGSAGINIFETLKGLEISLRSNDKDGIQDALDTLDQAISQVVLARSEVGSRIMAVNNTMDSLQKAVVDNKTTASQLEDADAFQVISDINKTDSTLKATLETSGKLIQPSLLDFLR, encoded by the coding sequence ATGAGAATCGCAGATAAAATGGCCTTCAATCAAGTGAATCAGAATCTGGGCAAGAACCGCTCGGATATGTCTGATTTGCAAAATCAGGCTGCGACTCAAAAACGTATTAACAAACCTTCTGATGATCCTTTGTCATCGGCACGTGTGTTGGCGGCTCGTACGGAAGAACACTCGAATTCGCAGTTCATTAAAAATATCAATAATGCGAAATCATTCTTGGAATTCTCTGACCAATCATTGGGAGAGTTGTCTGATATCCTAGTTCGTGCAAAAGAACTTGCAGTCAGCCAATCGAATGATGCCAGCGGTAACGCTGAAACTCGTAACGTCACGGCTTCAGAAGTCGAACAGATCTACAATCAATCGATCCAAATCGGTAACCGTAAGCTGGGTGAGCGTTACGTCTTTGGTGGTTTTAAAACGCAAACAGCACCGTTTAATCACGATGGTGATTACATGGGCGATGATGGCGACATCAAAGTGCAAACGCAAAAGGATGCCTTTGTTGCGATGAATATCGCAGGGAACAAGGTATTCTTGGGTCGTGGCTTGAACGGTGACGGGGTGGTACGCCCTCGTTATGAGACCCCAACAAATGTTCAGGATTTAAAAGACTTCCAATCCGAGGAAATCCAACGCCAGCAGCAAAACCAAGAAATCGAGCAAAATTATTTGCCGACTCGCGGCCCGGCTTCAGTGTCGCGTCAAACGACCACGGGCAAGTCAGACCCAGTAACGGGCTCTGCCGGCATTAACATCTTCGAGACTTTGAAGGGCCTTGAGATCTCTCTTCGTTCGAACGACAAAGACGGGATTCAAGATGCATTGGACACTCTCGATCAAGCGATTTCCCAAGTAGTTCTCGCGCGTTCCGAGGTTGGGTCCAGAATTATGGCAGTTAATAACACTATGGATTCCTTGCAAAAGGCCGTAGTGGATAACAAAACGACGGCTTCGCAGCTTGAAGATGCGGATGCTTTCCAAGTGATTTCAGATATCAACAAGACCGATAGCACGCTCAAAGCGACTCTTGAAACTTCAGGTAAGCTTATTCAACCAAGCCTTCTTGACTTTCTAAGATAA
- the fliW gene encoding flagellar assembly protein FliW translates to MIISTSRFGQVELKQEDVLTFPEGLLGFADLRKFALLDDPNDEIFAWLQSCEAPQIAFPVLEPELFAPQYKASLTKGDLEALKLPSQDKARYFSIVTIPDDPTQMTANLKAPVVVNVTERIARQCVLQDNNLAIREPIFTKLQQRVVQNPAVAIKNQSTGIDVATKLTVVKDAEL, encoded by the coding sequence ATGATCATTTCGACTTCGAGATTCGGCCAAGTTGAGCTGAAACAAGAAGATGTACTGACTTTCCCAGAAGGCCTATTGGGCTTTGCTGATTTGAGAAAGTTTGCGCTTCTTGATGATCCGAATGACGAGATCTTCGCGTGGCTGCAAAGCTGTGAAGCTCCGCAAATTGCTTTCCCTGTGTTGGAGCCTGAGCTTTTCGCTCCTCAATACAAGGCAAGTCTAACGAAGGGCGATCTTGAAGCTTTGAAACTTCCAAGCCAAGATAAAGCTCGTTATTTCTCAATCGTGACAATTCCAGATGATCCAACACAAATGACTGCGAACTTGAAAGCTCCAGTGGTTGTGAATGTGACTGAAAGAATCGCTCGTCAGTGTGTTCTTCAAGATAACAACTTGGCGATCCGTGAACCTATCTTCACAAAACTTCAACAGCGTGTGGTGCAAAACCCAGCGGTTGCAATCAAAAACCAATCAACTGGTATTGATGTCGCAACGAAGTTAACTGTTGTGAAAGACGCTGAATTATAA
- a CDS encoding DNA recombination protein RmuC, whose amino-acid sequence MNILNFVAFFAGALISGLIVYFRSKAISASEKAEMQAEVQALEMKNDLLSQSMAEQKNLMHEARQQQEELAKRMNMQFEVVAQKIFEEKSTRFTEQNHKNIAAVLEPLKERIKDFEKKVEETYSTERSERGVLRGELTKLMELNKVMSADAQNLTKALKGEVKTQGNWGELILENILERSGLRKGEEYIVQGTDMDLRGDDGQILRPDVIVSLPDNKHIIVDSKMTLLAYEQYSSAETHEDQERFGKLHIESLKKHIDGLSEKKYHAADKLLSPDFVVLFMPLEPAFALAFKLKPDLFQYAWEKNVAIVSPTTLLATLRTVAALWKQDRQEKNALEIAKRGGLLYEKFAGLLRDLQNLGEKLTAAQKAHEDVIKKVSDGRGNLMDQVEDLKRLGAKTEKSLPQLETT is encoded by the coding sequence ATGAACATCCTTAATTTTGTAGCATTTTTCGCAGGTGCGTTGATCTCGGGATTGATCGTCTATTTCCGATCTAAAGCTATTTCTGCCTCAGAAAAAGCCGAAATGCAGGCGGAAGTACAAGCTTTGGAAATGAAAAATGATCTTCTTTCGCAAAGTATGGCCGAACAAAAAAATTTAATGCATGAAGCCCGTCAGCAGCAGGAAGAACTTGCGAAGCGCATGAACATGCAATTTGAAGTCGTTGCGCAAAAAATCTTCGAAGAAAAATCGACTCGCTTTACCGAGCAAAACCACAAAAACATCGCCGCCGTCCTTGAACCACTGAAAGAACGCATCAAAGATTTCGAGAAAAAAGTTGAAGAAACGTACTCGACAGAACGATCTGAACGCGGCGTTCTTCGCGGTGAGCTGACAAAACTGATGGAACTGAACAAAGTGATGTCAGCCGATGCACAAAATTTGACGAAAGCTTTAAAGGGCGAAGTAAAAACCCAAGGTAATTGGGGCGAGCTGATCCTTGAAAACATTCTTGAGCGTTCCGGCCTGCGCAAAGGTGAAGAATATATCGTGCAAGGTACAGACATGGATTTGCGCGGTGACGATGGACAGATTCTACGTCCTGACGTGATCGTAAGCCTTCCCGACAACAAACACATCATCGTCGACTCGAAAATGACATTGTTGGCGTACGAGCAGTATTCATCAGCGGAAACTCACGAAGACCAAGAACGTTTCGGCAAACTGCACATCGAATCTTTGAAAAAGCACATCGATGGTTTGTCAGAAAAGAAATATCACGCGGCCGACAAGTTGTTATCGCCTGATTTCGTGGTGTTGTTTATGCCTTTGGAACCAGCATTCGCTTTGGCGTTTAAATTAAAACCAGATTTGTTCCAATATGCTTGGGAAAAGAACGTCGCGATTGTAAGTCCAACGACTTTGCTTGCGACTTTGCGCACAGTTGCAGCCTTGTGGAAACAAGATCGCCAAGAAAAGAATGCGCTTGAGATCGCAAAACGCGGCGGTCTTCTATACGAAAAATTCGCCGGCCTACTACGCGATCTTCAAAACCTGGGCGAGAAGCTGACAGCCGCACAAAAAGCCCATGAAGACGTGATTAAGAAGGTTTCTGATGGTCGTGGCAACCTAATGGATCAAGTCGAAGATTTGAAACGCTTGGGTGCTAAAACTGAAAAGTCGCTTCCGCAATTGGAAACGACTTAA
- the menA gene encoding 1,4-dihydroxy-2-naphthoate octaprenyltransferase, translating to MSQFKSIILAFRPKTLTAALVPCLAGTALVKAIGLSWDGHVLFYALAASFLIQIGTNLVNDAVDFKKGADTEKRIGPQRITQAGILSANQVMALASVLLVLAVVCGIPLVMKGGMTIVAIGLASVLMAYCYTAGPFPLAYLGIADLFVIVFFGILAVTGIVFLNTGEWMIEALVLGLQIGFHATALLAVNNLRDADGDKLVNKKTLAVRFGKKFARYEIAAMAFLPFVMNLYWWFEGYKIAAIVSLFALPLAIKLTKNVFTTEPGPVYNKFLGQAAGLHLVFGLLITLGFIF from the coding sequence ATGAGTCAATTTAAAAGTATTATTCTCGCATTTCGCCCTAAAACTCTGACGGCGGCATTGGTACCTTGTTTAGCAGGTACAGCCCTTGTTAAAGCCATCGGTCTTTCATGGGACGGACACGTTTTATTTTATGCCCTGGCGGCTTCTTTCCTTATCCAAATCGGTACCAACCTTGTGAACGACGCTGTCGACTTTAAAAAGGGTGCTGACACCGAAAAACGTATCGGTCCGCAACGTATCACTCAGGCTGGAATTCTTTCTGCCAATCAAGTGATGGCACTAGCAAGTGTGTTGTTAGTGTTGGCGGTGGTGTGTGGAATTCCGTTGGTGATGAAGGGGGGCATGACGATCGTAGCGATTGGTCTTGCGTCTGTGTTGATGGCGTATTGCTATACGGCCGGCCCATTCCCATTGGCCTATCTTGGAATCGCGGACCTTTTTGTGATCGTGTTTTTCGGAATCCTTGCTGTGACCGGCATCGTGTTCTTAAACACAGGCGAGTGGATGATTGAAGCCCTCGTTCTTGGTTTACAAATTGGTTTTCACGCGACAGCATTGCTTGCCGTAAATAACTTGCGCGATGCTGATGGTGATAAGCTTGTGAATAAAAAAACTTTGGCCGTGCGTTTCGGTAAAAAGTTTGCACGTTATGAAATCGCCGCGATGGCATTCTTGCCGTTCGTAATGAATCTTTACTGGTGGTTTGAAGGTTACAAAATCGCTGCGATCGTTTCATTGTTTGCATTGCCACTAGCAATCAAACTGACAAAAAACGTTTTCACGACAGAGCCCGGTCCTGTTTACAATAAATTCTTAGGCCAAGCAGCTGGTTTGCACTTGGTATTTGGTTTGTTAATCACCCTAGGATTTATTTTTTGA
- a CDS encoding anion permease: MKLPHVKVVPAVIAFIVTCLFWFVISPPEGVDINAWRLLGIFVGTIVAIIGKALPIGGAAMIGILLVAITQVTNPGNPAKAMADALSGYSNTLIWLIGISFFISRGFIKTGLGARLAYYFVRLFGKRTLGISYGLSIAELVLSPVMPSNTARGGGVMYPINRSISESMGSYPDEETRRKLGAFLTLVAYQINIITSAMFVTATAPNPLVVSGIRDIAKIDVSWSQWAIAAIVPGLLAILIIPWVLYKLYPPGIKETPNAAEYANQKLAEMGKIKMEEWIMIGVFFLLLIIWAGVPKLISDDPHFDIDATAGAFVGLGVLLFSGVLTWDDLLKEKGAWDTVTWFASLVMMATFLNKLGIIAWFSKSVQAQIATMGLGWVSAAIILVLLYVYIHYFFASNTAHISALFASFFGVGVALGAPPLAFGLFLGFASSLCASITHYGTGSAPVLFGAGYVSMGEWWKFGLLVSILNLIIWFIGCAGWWKILGYY; encoded by the coding sequence ATGAAGTTGCCTCATGTAAAAGTTGTTCCGGCTGTCATTGCTTTTATTGTTACTTGTCTTTTTTGGTTTGTGATTTCTCCTCCTGAGGGAGTCGACATTAATGCTTGGCGATTGCTTGGGATTTTTGTTGGGACCATTGTTGCGATTATAGGTAAAGCGCTTCCTATTGGTGGGGCTGCTATGATTGGGATTTTGCTTGTGGCTATTACGCAAGTTACGAATCCTGGGAATCCTGCTAAGGCGATGGCTGATGCTTTGAGTGGATATTCGAATACGCTTATTTGGTTGATTGGGATTTCGTTTTTTATTTCGCGTGGTTTTATCAAAACGGGTTTGGGTGCGCGCCTTGCCTATTACTTTGTTCGACTTTTTGGTAAACGCACTTTGGGAATCAGTTACGGGCTTTCGATTGCCGAACTTGTTCTTTCACCGGTGATGCCAAGTAATACGGCTCGTGGTGGTGGTGTGATGTATCCGATCAATCGTTCTATTTCGGAATCGATGGGATCTTATCCTGATGAAGAGACACGACGCAAATTAGGTGCGTTTCTGACTCTTGTTGCTTATCAGATTAATATTATTACTTCCGCGATGTTTGTAACTGCGACGGCACCCAATCCGCTGGTTGTCAGCGGTATTCGTGACATCGCAAAGATTGATGTGTCATGGAGTCAGTGGGCGATTGCCGCGATCGTTCCTGGTCTGCTTGCGATTTTGATTATTCCGTGGGTGCTATACAAACTTTATCCGCCGGGAATTAAAGAAACTCCGAATGCAGCGGAATACGCAAATCAGAAACTTGCTGAAATGGGCAAGATCAAAATGGAAGAATGGATCATGATCGGTGTCTTCTTCCTTTTACTGATTATCTGGGCTGGAGTTCCAAAGTTGATTTCTGACGATCCACATTTTGATATTGATGCGACGGCGGGAGCGTTTGTTGGTTTAGGTGTGTTGTTATTCTCGGGCGTATTGACGTGGGATGATCTGCTAAAAGAAAAAGGTGCCTGGGATACAGTGACGTGGTTTGCCTCACTTGTGATGATGGCAACATTCTTAAACAAATTGGGCATCATCGCGTGGTTTTCAAAATCCGTACAAGCACAGATCGCAACAATGGGTCTTGGTTGGGTGTCAGCAGCAATTATCCTCGTGTTGTTGTACGTCTATATTCACTATTTCTTTGCGAGTAACACAGCTCACATCTCGGCGTTGTTTGCTTCATTCTTTGGCGTTGGCGTCGCGCTGGGTGCTCCACCGTTGGCGTTCGGTTTGTTCTTGGGTTTTGCTTCTTCTTTATGTGCTTCGATCACTCACTACGGTACGGGTTCAGCTCCCGTCTTATTTGGTGCGGGTTATGTCAGCATGGGTGAATGGTGGAAGTTTGGTTTGCTTGTGAGTATTTTAAATCTGATCATCTGGTTTATCGGCTGTGCAGGCTGGTGGAAGATTTTAGGATATTACTAA
- the flgM gene encoding flagellar biosynthesis anti-sigma factor FlgM — MKITHNKIGQNLNLTDSGKADKAGGIANKATEAAGNAKADALVNSSLGESTKVELSPKAQEAKRIKELAMAAPDVDEAKVAKFRELIDKGQYKVDAKSIADKMVDEHLEF, encoded by the coding sequence ATGAAAATCACGCATAATAAAATTGGTCAAAATCTGAACCTTACAGATTCTGGCAAAGCAGATAAAGCAGGCGGCATTGCGAACAAAGCAACTGAAGCTGCAGGTAATGCTAAAGCGGATGCGTTGGTAAATTCATCGCTTGGTGAATCAACGAAAGTTGAATTGTCTCCGAAAGCGCAAGAAGCAAAACGCATTAAAGAACTTGCGATGGCAGCACCTGATGTTGATGAAGCGAAGGTTGCAAAATTCCGTGAGCTTATCGACAAGGGTCAATACAAAGTTGACGCAAAATCTATAGCCGACAAAATGGTCGACGAGCATTTAGAATTCTAA
- the flgK gene encoding flagellar hook-associated protein FlgK: MSKISAMMDTGKRSLMNSQTSLQTVGHNIANKSTEGYSRQRVELLSNVPIGEGGLQIGMGARAGVVTRVNNPWLEKQIQKEGMSMGYEDSRADAMGRVEQIYNEQNNKGLNQYVTDFFNGFRELSNNPESLASRTMVRESAVGMVKDFGRVTTQLKGVQEDLDQQIKTTTGEINQITKEIASLNEKIQTVEVQKVPANDERDRRDLLLKKLGEKIDITWAEGKDGLVTVTAGRTAILVSGTSSSDLKAEQTDTNDRVEVFFQGTGTPANITNQITGGRIGGALDVRDHVIEDLLGHVDKLAFTLAKEVNAAHIEGYDKNGKNGVLFFDMPMQEKGAASEIAVNKTIFNDVSRIAAASRPDAPGDNTVANVISALQYKQVMDGGTSTMDDYYNTQVGQVGAMSQRAQKAQESQKNVMNQLGNIRESISGVSLDEETTKMIEFQKTYDASARLIKTADEMFDTVLNLKRL, from the coding sequence ATGTCGAAGATCTCGGCAATGATGGACACAGGTAAAAGATCTCTGATGAACTCTCAGACATCTTTGCAAACTGTCGGTCACAACATCGCCAATAAATCCACAGAAGGCTACTCTCGTCAAAGAGTGGAGCTTCTTTCCAATGTTCCAATTGGTGAAGGTGGGTTGCAGATCGGTATGGGCGCTCGTGCTGGTGTCGTTACACGCGTTAATAATCCGTGGTTAGAAAAACAAATCCAAAAAGAAGGCATGAGCATGGGTTACGAGGATTCTCGTGCCGATGCGATGGGTCGCGTAGAGCAAATCTACAATGAGCAAAATAATAAAGGTTTGAATCAATACGTAACGGATTTCTTCAATGGCTTCCGTGAACTTTCAAACAACCCAGAAAGTTTGGCGTCTCGTACAATGGTGCGTGAGTCAGCAGTGGGCATGGTGAAAGACTTCGGCCGCGTGACAACGCAGTTGAAAGGCGTGCAAGAAGACTTAGACCAACAAATCAAAACAACAACGGGCGAGATCAATCAGATCACAAAAGAAATTGCCTCTTTGAATGAAAAAATTCAAACGGTTGAGGTTCAAAAAGTTCCAGCGAACGATGAACGTGACCGCCGTGATCTCTTGCTTAAAAAGTTGGGTGAAAAAATCGACATCACTTGGGCGGAAGGTAAAGACGGCCTTGTGACAGTCACAGCGGGTAGAACTGCGATCCTTGTATCGGGTACAAGCTCGTCAGATTTGAAAGCAGAACAAACAGATACAAACGACCGTGTGGAAGTTTTCTTCCAAGGTACGGGAACTCCAGCGAACATCACCAATCAAATTACGGGTGGTCGTATCGGTGGTGCTTTAGATGTGCGTGATCACGTGATTGAAGATCTTTTGGGTCACGTTGATAAACTTGCTTTCACTTTGGCGAAAGAAGTGAATGCGGCCCATATCGAAGGTTATGACAAGAACGGTAAAAACGGTGTGTTGTTCTTCGATATGCCGATGCAAGAAAAAGGCGCCGCTTCTGAAATCGCAGTAAATAAAACGATCTTCAACGACGTGTCGCGAATTGCTGCGGCCTCAAGACCGGATGCTCCGGGTGACAATACGGTTGCGAACGTGATCTCTGCTTTGCAATACAAGCAAGTGATGGACGGTGGCACTTCGACGATGGACGACTACTACAATACGCAAGTCGGTCAAGTCGGTGCGATGTCGCAAAGAGCTCAAAAAGCTCAAGAGTCACAAAAGAACGTGATGAACCAATTAGGCAACATCCGTGAAAGTATCAGCGGTGTTTCTTTGGATGAAGAGACAACGAAAATGATCGAGTTCCAAAAAACTTACGATGCCTCTGCACGTTTGATCAAAACAGCAGATGAGATGTTCGATACAGTACTTAACTTGAAACGTCTGTAA